In Crinalium epipsammum PCC 9333, the following are encoded in one genomic region:
- a CDS encoding DUF4149 domain-containing protein, giving the protein MAAITGVELKRPVWQTTGILTLAFWLSSSLILDLVIMPSLYATGMMTQAGFATAGYSIFWIFNRIELVCAALVLTSILAAQSTQQPSLKENRSIILSVILLGIALIYTYFLTPEMSALGLQLNLFDSTTVIPAHMNQMHIGYWFLEALKLIGCSTLLGLCYRNSVD; this is encoded by the coding sequence ATGGCAGCTATAACTGGAGTCGAACTAAAACGACCTGTTTGGCAAACAACTGGAATTTTGACTTTAGCTTTTTGGTTAAGTAGTAGCCTAATTTTGGACTTAGTAATTATGCCTAGCCTTTACGCTACAGGCATGATGACGCAAGCAGGATTTGCTACAGCAGGATATTCAATATTTTGGATTTTTAATCGCATTGAGTTAGTCTGTGCAGCTTTAGTGTTGACAAGTATATTAGCAGCCCAAAGCACTCAACAGCCTAGCCTTAAGGAAAACCGTTCAATTATTTTATCCGTTATCCTTTTAGGAATTGCTCTAATTTATACCTATTTTTTAACCCCAGAAATGAGTGCTTTGGGGTTACAGCTAAATTTATTTGATTCAACTACTGTCATACCTGCCCACATGAACCAAATGCACATAGGTTATTGGTTTTTAGAAGCTCTCAAGCTGATTGGATGCAGTACCCTATTAGGCTTATGCTACCGTAATTCAGTTGACTAA
- a CDS encoding endonuclease/exonuclease/phosphatase family protein → MRLLPKQRNKNFLSNFIAILLLLGIISITLLSIGSSLVWNFYLELASHFKVQYLITTIILAFLLSINRKRAFVIIALFWILLNAGEVIHWYIPQSTVGHQSPNKIRVLLVNINTKNNNYEQVISLVRKEKPDVAVFLELDEFWANQLQSINDILPYAVGRANPDNMGIAVYSKRPLEKPNIKFLGSSNNASVVGDLLINKQAISLVATHPMPPIKPELLLSTKQQLNAISGYVKQLKQPILIIGDLNTTMWSPSYKNFINKTGLRNARQGFGILPTWPTEAKFSPIKPPLSWLLLIPIDHFLISPEIKVLNVRTGTNVGSDHLPLIADLVLDK, encoded by the coding sequence ATGCGTCTGCTTCCTAAACAGCGAAATAAAAATTTCTTAAGTAATTTTATTGCCATTTTATTACTTTTAGGAATAATCTCAATCACCTTGCTTTCTATTGGCAGTTCATTGGTATGGAATTTTTATTTGGAACTGGCTTCTCATTTTAAAGTTCAATATTTAATTACTACAATCATTTTAGCTTTTTTGTTGTCGATAAACCGAAAACGAGCGTTTGTGATAATTGCTTTGTTCTGGATATTACTTAATGCCGGAGAGGTGATTCATTGGTATATTCCTCAATCTACAGTTGGTCACCAATCACCCAATAAAATTCGTGTATTGTTAGTAAATATTAATACAAAAAATAATAACTATGAGCAAGTAATTTCTCTAGTAAGGAAAGAAAAACCAGATGTTGCTGTGTTTCTGGAATTAGATGAATTTTGGGCTAATCAACTTCAATCTATAAATGATATTCTTCCTTATGCTGTCGGAAGAGCTAATCCTGATAATATGGGAATTGCTGTTTATAGTAAACGACCTTTAGAAAAACCCAATATTAAATTTTTAGGTAGTTCTAATAATGCTAGTGTAGTTGGAGATTTATTAATTAATAAACAAGCAATTTCTTTGGTTGCTACCCATCCGATGCCACCAATTAAACCAGAATTGCTGCTTTCTACTAAGCAACAGTTAAATGCCATTAGTGGTTATGTGAAACAGCTAAAGCAACCTATATTAATCATTGGAGATTTGAATACCACAATGTGGTCGCCTTCGTACAAAAATTTTATAAATAAAACTGGTTTGCGTAATGCTAGGCAAGGTTTTGGGATTTTACCCACATGGCCCACAGAAGCTAAATTTTCGCCAATTAAGCCACCGCTATCTTGGTTACTATTAATTCCCATTGACCATTTTCTAATTAGCCCAGAAATCAAAGTGTTAAATGTTAGAACCGGAACAAATGTGGGATCAGATCATTTGCCTTTGATTGCTGATTTAGTTTTAGATAAGTAG
- the sipA gene encoding regulatory protein SipA — protein MSKEFTVGEKVRVVALPPYVKTAEPMPMLRPPEVISIGEEGVVMDRRPGGYWGVRFTKGAFLLDSQYIEAIAPTP, from the coding sequence ATGTCTAAGGAATTTACTGTTGGTGAGAAAGTTCGCGTTGTGGCATTACCTCCTTATGTGAAAACGGCTGAACCAATGCCGATGCTACGTCCTCCTGAAGTAATATCTATTGGGGAGGAAGGAGTTGTAATGGATAGGCGACCAGGAGGGTATTGGGGTGTCCGTTTTACTAAAGGAGCTTTTTTGCTCGATAGTCAGTATATCGAAGCGATCGCACCAACACCATAA
- a CDS encoding sirohydrochlorin chelatase: protein MPNANSTLTTTLISPTESLHLPPLPLQRPLLLIGHGTKDQDGRQSLLDFAAAYQALDTSRPVLPCFLELTGPTIQEGVDRCIEQGYTELSVLPILLFAARHNKFDITNELDRARARHPQLKFHYGRHFGITPAIIDLWRSRLAQIDEPDYNRSETVLLFVGRGSSDPDANGDVYKLARIVWEGSGYQTVETCFIGITHPRLEEGFRRARLYQPKRIIVLPYFLFTGLLVKKIFDTTSQQQEQYPDISLTCLPEMGLHPLLLSVLREREIETQLGQVQMNCEMCKFRLAAAGSSNNNHHSHDHTSHHHHDHGHSHGHSHETVDPYANLEQYHDRIWQAP, encoded by the coding sequence ATGCCTAATGCTAATTCCACTCTAACTACGACATTGATATCACCTACTGAATCTCTGCACTTGCCGCCATTACCGCTACAACGCCCTTTATTATTAATTGGTCATGGTACTAAAGACCAAGATGGACGGCAAAGCTTATTAGATTTTGCTGCTGCTTATCAAGCTTTGGACACCTCACGCCCTGTGCTTCCTTGCTTTCTGGAACTTACAGGTCCGACAATTCAGGAAGGTGTAGATCGCTGTATAGAACAAGGCTATACGGAACTTTCAGTATTACCGATTTTATTATTCGCCGCTCGTCACAATAAGTTTGATATTACCAATGAGTTAGACAGGGCAAGAGCTAGACATCCTCAGCTTAAGTTTCACTACGGGCGACATTTTGGGATTACTCCTGCAATTATAGATTTATGGCGATCGCGCCTTGCCCAAATCGACGAGCCTGATTACAATCGTTCTGAGACAGTATTACTGTTTGTTGGTCGTGGTTCTAGTGACCCCGACGCTAACGGCGATGTTTACAAACTAGCCCGTATTGTTTGGGAAGGTAGCGGTTATCAGACTGTAGAAACTTGTTTTATCGGCATCACCCACCCTCGTTTAGAAGAAGGTTTCCGCCGCGCCCGACTTTACCAACCTAAACGGATTATTGTTTTACCCTATTTTCTATTTACCGGACTGTTAGTTAAAAAGATTTTTGACACCACTTCACAACAGCAAGAACAGTATCCAGATATTTCTCTAACTTGCCTGCCAGAAATGGGTCTTCACCCGCTATTACTTTCTGTTCTTAGAGAAAGGGAAATTGAAACCCAACTAGGACAAGTGCAGATGAATTGTGAAATGTGCAAATTTCGACTAGCTGCTGCTGGTAGTAGCAATAATAATCATCATAGTCACGATCATACTTCTCACCATCATCACGATCATGGTCACAGTCATGGTCACTCCCACGAAACTGTTGATCCTTATGCAAATTTAGAACAATATCATGACAGAATTTGGCAAGCACCTTAA
- the msrP gene encoding protein-methionine-sulfoxide reductase catalytic subunit MsrP: MTLIRIAKSWEIPESHATPEAAFFNRRRFLKTLIGAGIGAAILPVTGCENNSEIQTGSISGTYPAYPNLNINPNFAKVDRPITEEFLSSKYNNFYEFGGTKSIWKKAQSLPTDNWKVEVSGLVNNPRTYDLDDIQKNFPLEERIYRFRCVEAWAMAVPWVGFPMKLLVKDVEPKSNAKFVRFTSFYDPKITPGPGFWAAGYPWPYTESLRIDEMTNDLAFFATGIYGHTLPKQHGAAIRAVIPWKYGYKGAKSIVKIEFLDKQPATFWNTLDSNEYDFEANVNPNKPHPRWSQATERLMGEGPSFSWEKRPTLPYNGYGEYVGHLYKI; this comes from the coding sequence ATGACCTTAATCCGTATTGCCAAATCCTGGGAAATCCCAGAAAGCCACGCAACACCAGAAGCAGCTTTTTTTAATCGTCGCCGCTTCTTAAAAACCTTAATCGGTGCTGGTATTGGTGCAGCTATATTACCTGTTACTGGCTGCGAAAATAACTCAGAAATACAAACAGGCAGCATATCAGGTACATATCCCGCTTACCCAAACTTAAATATTAATCCCAATTTTGCCAAAGTTGACCGTCCAATAACTGAGGAATTTTTATCCTCTAAATACAATAATTTTTATGAATTTGGTGGCACAAAGTCTATTTGGAAAAAAGCTCAATCATTACCTACAGACAACTGGAAAGTAGAAGTTAGCGGTTTAGTCAATAATCCTCGCACTTATGACTTAGATGATATCCAGAAAAATTTTCCTTTAGAAGAACGTATCTATAGATTTAGATGCGTAGAAGCTTGGGCAATGGCAGTGCCTTGGGTAGGTTTTCCAATGAAATTGCTTGTAAAAGATGTAGAACCAAAATCAAATGCTAAATTTGTGCGGTTTACTTCTTTTTATGACCCCAAAATTACTCCTGGCCCTGGATTTTGGGCGGCTGGCTATCCTTGGCCCTATACAGAAAGTTTACGCATTGACGAAATGACAAATGATCTAGCATTTTTCGCCACAGGCATCTATGGTCATACCTTACCAAAACAACATGGTGCTGCTATTCGAGCAGTAATTCCCTGGAAGTATGGTTATAAAGGCGCAAAATCAATTGTAAAAATTGAATTTTTGGATAAACAACCAGCAACATTTTGGAATACTCTTGATTCCAATGAATATGATTTTGAGGCAAATGTTAACCCAAATAAGCCTCATCCAAGATGGTCACAAGCAACAGAACGTTTAATGGGGGAAGGGCCAAGTTTCTCTTGGGAAAAACGCCCAACACTTCCTTATAACGGTTACGGCGAATATGTAGGACATCTATATAAGATCTAA
- the glcD gene encoding glycolate oxidase subunit GlcD, producing MLTKEKVQQRNWQPIIKQFEAVVGKNGVMQRREELITYECDGLTSYRQRPAVVVLPRTTEQVAEILKICDRYNVGWVARGAGTGLSGGALPVEDCVLIVTALMSKILSIDLENQRVVVQPGVINNWVTQAVSGAGFFYAPDPSSQIICSIGGNVAENSGGVHCLKYGVTTNHVLGLKIVTPDGSIVDIGGELPEMPGYDLTGIFVGSEGTLGIATEITLKIVKVPESICVILADFNTVEEAGGAVSDIISSGIIPGGIEMMDNFSINAVEDVVGTNCYPRDAGAILLVEIDGLQVEVDTNKQLISEICTNNGARTITSASDPETRLILWKGRKAAFAAMGKISPDYYVQDGVIPRTKLPYVLKEIEELGKKHGYYVANVFHAGDGNLHPLILYDNAVHGALEQVEELGGEILKLCVKVGGSISGEHGIGADKRCYMPEMFSETDLETMQWVRQVFNPKGLANPGKIFPTPRTCGEGAKVNTNKNFESIERF from the coding sequence ATGCTTACTAAAGAAAAAGTACAACAACGAAACTGGCAACCAATAATTAAGCAATTTGAGGCTGTAGTTGGTAAAAATGGTGTGATGCAACGGCGTGAGGAGTTAATTACTTATGAGTGCGATGGTTTAACCAGCTACAGACAACGCCCTGCGGTGGTTGTGTTACCCCGTACAACGGAACAAGTGGCGGAGATATTGAAGATATGCGATCGCTATAACGTTGGATGGGTAGCCCGTGGCGCTGGTACAGGCTTATCTGGCGGTGCATTACCCGTCGAAGACTGTGTATTAATAGTCACAGCTTTAATGAGTAAAATTTTAAGCATTGATTTAGAAAATCAGCGTGTAGTTGTCCAACCAGGAGTGATTAATAACTGGGTAACACAAGCAGTTAGCGGTGCTGGTTTTTTCTACGCCCCCGATCCTTCTAGTCAAATTATCTGCTCAATTGGTGGTAACGTTGCCGAAAATTCTGGTGGTGTCCATTGCTTAAAATATGGCGTTACTACTAACCACGTTTTAGGATTAAAAATTGTCACCCCTGATGGTTCAATTGTTGATATTGGGGGAGAACTACCAGAAATGCCTGGTTATGATTTAACAGGTATATTTGTTGGTTCCGAAGGCACATTAGGCATTGCGACAGAAATTACTTTAAAAATCGTTAAAGTACCTGAATCAATTTGTGTTATTTTAGCGGATTTTAATACCGTAGAAGAAGCTGGCGGGGCAGTCTCCGATATTATCAGTTCTGGAATTATTCCAGGCGGTATCGAAATGATGGATAACTTCAGTATCAATGCTGTTGAAGATGTAGTTGGAACCAATTGTTATCCTAGAGATGCTGGTGCGATTTTGCTAGTAGAAATCGACGGTTTACAAGTAGAAGTAGATACTAATAAACAGCTAATTTCGGAAATTTGTACAAATAACGGCGCACGGACAATTACCAGCGCCAGCGATCCAGAAACCCGTTTAATATTATGGAAAGGTCGCAAAGCTGCCTTTGCCGCAATGGGTAAAATTAGCCCAGATTACTATGTACAAGATGGAGTTATCCCGCGTACAAAATTACCCTATGTCCTGAAAGAGATTGAGGAACTTGGAAAAAAACACGGCTATTATGTTGCTAATGTGTTTCACGCTGGAGATGGCAACTTACACCCATTAATTCTGTATGATAATGCTGTGCATGGTGCTTTAGAACAAGTTGAAGAATTAGGCGGGGAAATTCTTAAACTTTGTGTAAAAGTCGGCGGTAGTATTTCTGGAGAGCATGGTATTGGCGCGGATAAGCGTTGTTATATGCCAGAAATGTTTAGTGAAACAGATTTAGAAACTATGCAATGGGTAAGGCAAGTTTTTAATCCCAAAGGGTTAGCTAATCCTGGGAAAATATTTCCGACACCTCGTACTTGTGGGGAAGGTGCAAAGGTTAATACTAACAAAAACTTTGAGTCGATAGAACGGTTTTAA
- a CDS encoding RluA family pseudouridine synthase — protein sequence MVILHPFFDLISSNTVIGNLSPSYYYEGFCPQGGELLRLPRTPLVEAIALNLMQHLAKNESYSSEGKMYGVLLVELPNGEQRIIKAFSGLLNGCSVVDGWVPPIPGRDEVVLEEAHTLAQLEAIKQELINLKQLPERQQLATLSHNFEQQLKAMSDRHLNSKQQRQEKRQIFCQTLTEENLTFALEQLDEESRQQGIERRKLKRQQNEVLQPLKDLITNADGRIRELKQQRKELSRELQAQMHAAYSLTNFSGQSLSLQQLMPGGSMPTGTGDCCAPKLLHYAATHQLKPLAMAEFWWGSTTQDKVQGQFYGACAERCQPLMGFLLSGLKPNPPAPFLIHPAPLKKGGKEGGERESPSPCRGGVWGEVSLPILYEDEWLIAVNKPAGLLSVPGRYRDRQDSILSRLRHLLPDGIKLMAVHRLDQETSGILLLARDLPTYRQLSQQFQQRQIHKIYEAVLSGTVTINQGMIELPLWGDPENRPYQKVDWQKGKPSLTRFQVIATEGNYMRLEFIPLTGRTHQLRVHAADPRGLGIPILGDRLYGCYAGTRLHLHARELRFEHPQSGKTLEIRANTPF from the coding sequence ATGGTGATTCTGCATCCATTTTTCGATTTGATTAGCTCTAATACTGTTATTGGCAATTTATCTCCTAGTTATTACTATGAAGGTTTTTGCCCTCAAGGTGGTGAATTATTGAGGCTACCGCGCACACCTTTAGTAGAAGCGATCGCACTTAATTTAATGCAACATCTTGCCAAAAATGAGAGTTATTCATCTGAAGGCAAAATGTATGGCGTATTGTTAGTAGAACTGCCTAATGGTGAACAACGAATAATTAAAGCATTTTCTGGTCTTTTGAATGGTTGCAGCGTGGTTGATGGTTGGGTTCCGCCAATTCCAGGGAGAGATGAAGTTGTTTTAGAAGAAGCGCATACATTAGCACAATTAGAAGCAATTAAGCAGGAACTTATTAACTTAAAACAACTGCCAGAAAGACAGCAGTTGGCAACGTTGTCTCATAATTTTGAGCAGCAGTTAAAAGCAATGAGCGATCGCCATCTCAATTCCAAACAACAACGACAAGAAAAACGCCAGATATTCTGTCAAACATTAACGGAAGAAAATTTAACTTTTGCACTTGAACAACTTGATGAAGAAAGCCGTCAGCAGGGAATAGAAAGAAGAAAGCTTAAACGCCAACAAAATGAAGTATTGCAACCGCTTAAAGATTTAATTACAAATGCAGATGGGCGGATACGTGAACTCAAGCAACAGCGTAAGGAACTATCCCGCGAACTACAAGCACAAATGCACGCGGCTTACAGTTTGACTAATTTTTCTGGGCAATCTTTATCTTTACAGCAATTAATGCCAGGAGGTTCAATGCCTACTGGTACAGGTGACTGTTGCGCCCCAAAGTTGCTTCATTATGCAGCAACCCATCAGTTAAAACCGCTAGCAATGGCAGAGTTTTGGTGGGGTTCAACAACTCAGGATAAAGTGCAGGGGCAATTTTATGGTGCTTGTGCGGAAAGATGTCAGCCATTGATGGGGTTTTTGCTTTCGGGGTTAAAACCTAACCCCCCTGCCCCCTTCTTGATCCACCCTGCCCCCCTTAAAAAGGGGGGTAAAGAAGGGGGAGAAAGAGAAAGCCCCTCCCCTTGTAGGGGAGGGGTTTGGGGAGAGGTTTCTTTACCAATTCTTTATGAAGATGAATGGCTGATAGCTGTAAACAAACCCGCAGGTTTGCTTTCTGTACCTGGTCGTTATCGCGATCGCCAAGATAGCATTCTCAGTCGCTTACGTCATCTCTTACCCGATGGCATCAAGCTGATGGCTGTGCATCGCCTTGATCAAGAAACATCTGGTATCCTGCTACTGGCGCGAGATCTTCCAACTTATCGTCAACTCAGCCAACAGTTTCAGCAACGACAAATCCACAAAATTTATGAAGCGGTACTTTCTGGCACTGTAACAATTAATCAAGGCATGATTGAACTACCTCTCTGGGGAGATCCAGAAAATCGCCCTTATCAAAAAGTTGATTGGCAAAAAGGTAAACCAAGCTTAACTCGTTTCCAGGTTATTGCAACGGAAGGAAACTATATGCGCCTAGAATTTATACCACTAACAGGACGCACCCATCAGTTAAGGGTTCACGCGGCTGATCCTAGAGGGCTTGGAATACCCATTTTAGGCGATCGCCTCTATGGATGCTATGCAGGTACTCGCTTACATCTACACGCTAGGGAACTGCGCTTTGAGCATCCGCAATCTGGAAAAACCTTAGAAATACGAGCAAATACGCCTTTTTGA
- the hisC gene encoding histidinol-phosphate transaminase, with amino-acid sequence MTSFFRPSVDAMVGYIPSQQPKPGTPIIKLNTNENPYPPSQDAIAVLHNLDPEWLRRYPDPYANDFRQATSEVLGVPVDWIIVSNGSDDLLNLIVRSCADLGRKVVYPMPTYVLYRTLTDMQPAECVEIPYKEDYCLPIEELVAANGAVTFIATPNSPSGHIVAIADLRQLAARISGVLVIDEAYVDFAEETALPLVKEFENVIVIRTLSKGYSLAGLRLGFGIANPKLLSGLFKMRDNYNIDAIACLVGTAAMGDQAYKNECAEKVKASRAKLAVNFKQLGFRVWDSQTNFLLVQPPKGNAEQIFLGLKELGILVRYFKQPGLEDKLRITVGTDEQNQVLVEAIRNEGGERGEERGKIFIKGS; translated from the coding sequence ATGACATCCTTCTTCCGCCCCAGTGTTGATGCGATGGTTGGGTATATTCCCAGCCAACAACCCAAACCTGGTACACCAATTATTAAGCTTAATACTAACGAGAATCCTTATCCGCCTTCTCAGGATGCGATCGCAGTTTTGCATAACCTAGATCCTGAATGGTTACGGCGTTATCCCGATCCTTATGCTAACGATTTTCGGCAAGCGACTAGCGAAGTTTTAGGGGTTCCAGTTGACTGGATTATTGTTAGCAATGGCAGTGATGATTTACTAAATTTAATTGTGCGTAGCTGTGCAGATTTGGGGCGCAAAGTAGTTTACCCGATGCCAACTTATGTTTTGTATCGCACCTTGACAGATATGCAGCCTGCGGAATGTGTAGAAATTCCTTATAAAGAGGATTATTGCTTACCAATTGAGGAATTAGTAGCAGCAAATGGTGCGGTGACATTTATTGCAACACCTAATAGTCCATCGGGTCATATAGTTGCGATCGCAGATCTGCGACAATTGGCAGCAAGGATATCTGGTGTTTTAGTAATTGATGAAGCTTATGTTGACTTTGCTGAAGAAACAGCATTGCCTTTGGTGAAAGAATTTGAGAATGTAATTGTGATTCGCACCTTATCTAAGGGTTATTCTTTAGCAGGTTTGCGCTTGGGGTTTGGAATTGCCAATCCCAAGTTATTGAGTGGGTTGTTTAAGATGAGGGATAACTATAATATTGATGCGATCGCTTGTCTGGTTGGTACAGCAGCAATGGGCGATCAAGCTTATAAAAATGAATGTGCCGAAAAAGTCAAGGCATCGCGGGCAAAATTAGCGGTAAATTTCAAGCAATTAGGCTTTCGCGTGTGGGATTCGCAAACTAATTTTCTGTTAGTGCAACCACCTAAAGGCAATGCGGAGCAAATTTTTCTAGGGTTGAAGGAATTAGGAATTTTGGTGCGTTATTTCAAGCAGCCTGGGTTAGAGGATAAGCTGCGGATTACAGTTGGTACTGATGAGCAAAATCAGGTGCTAGTTGAGGCGATAAGGAATGAGGGAGGGGAGAGGGGGGAGGAGAGAGGAAAAATTTTTATAAAAGGTTCGTGA
- a CDS encoding DUF1350 family protein: MEWQEVNGNWVYIPQYHTGIVHFLGGAFVATAPHVTYRLLLEDLASKNYAIIATPFVNTFDHTAIAKSVHQSFDRTIEQLRAKSLLRRRYLPIYGVGHSMGCKLHLLIGSLFPVERAGNILISFNNFAARDAVPLVEQFSGAFTVEFTPSPLETISLISQRYQVKRNLIIKFNNDNLDQSLALRETLDKRFPGMITSQILKGSHVTPLGQDFKWQVSSVYTPFDALGQWMKQEVYRDLHQLKQEMLRWLNPLAINN; encoded by the coding sequence ATGGAATGGCAGGAAGTTAACGGTAATTGGGTATACATTCCCCAATATCACACAGGGATAGTACATTTTCTTGGCGGTGCGTTTGTCGCCACAGCACCCCACGTCACATATCGGCTATTACTAGAAGACTTAGCCAGTAAAAACTATGCGATTATTGCCACACCATTTGTCAATACATTCGATCATACTGCGATCGCAAAATCCGTTCACCAGAGTTTTGATCGCACAATAGAACAATTACGAGCAAAATCCCTGCTACGCCGTCGTTACCTCCCCATTTATGGAGTAGGACATAGCATGGGTTGTAAACTGCATTTGCTCATCGGTAGCCTGTTTCCAGTAGAAAGGGCAGGTAATATTCTAATTTCCTTCAATAATTTTGCTGCCCGTGATGCAGTTCCTTTAGTAGAACAATTTTCTGGCGCTTTTACAGTCGAGTTTACGCCTTCGCCATTAGAAACAATCTCCCTAATTTCTCAACGCTACCAAGTTAAACGCAATTTAATTATCAAATTTAATAACGATAACCTCGATCAATCCCTCGCATTAAGAGAAACATTAGATAAACGCTTTCCAGGGATGATTACAAGTCAAATTCTTAAAGGTAGCCACGTTACACCATTAGGGCAAGATTTCAAATGGCAAGTTAGCTCAGTATATACGCCATTTGATGCCCTTGGTCAGTGGATGAAGCAAGAAGTTTATCGGGACTTGCATCAATTAAAACAAGAAATGCTACGCTGGCTCAATCCTTTAGCAATTAACAATTAA
- a CDS encoding Dps family protein: MPKLNIGLSEEQREGVIELLNHDLSDAYLLLIKTKKYHWDVVGPQFRSLHTLWEEHYNALTISIDKIAERVRTLGGYPVGTAEGFLKYASIKEAAGTLPNAYGMVENLVIDHEQVIRNLRGHIDQCGDKFHDQGTADFLTGLMEQHEEMAWMLRSFIEGDAISPDGKLSADVKVPVEMK; this comes from the coding sequence ATGCCTAAGTTAAATATTGGTTTATCTGAAGAACAACGCGAAGGCGTGATCGAATTGTTGAATCACGATTTATCCGACGCTTACCTGCTATTGATTAAGACCAAAAAGTACCACTGGGACGTTGTTGGGCCACAGTTCCGTTCACTGCATACACTGTGGGAAGAACACTATAACGCGCTAACGATCAGCATTGATAAAATAGCCGAACGGGTTCGCACTTTGGGTGGCTATCCAGTTGGTACAGCAGAAGGTTTCTTGAAATATGCTTCTATCAAAGAAGCTGCGGGAACTCTGCCTAATGCCTATGGTATGGTAGAAAACTTAGTGATTGACCATGAACAGGTGATCCGCAATTTGCGCGGTCATATCGACCAATGTGGTGACAAATTCCACGATCAAGGTACTGCTGATTTCTTGACTGGGTTGATGGAACAGCATGAAGAAATGGCTTGGATGTTGCGTTCCTTTATTGAAGGTGATGCAATTTCACCAGACGGTAAGCTATCCGCAGATGTCAAAGTTCCTGTTGAAATGAAGTAA
- a CDS encoding helix-turn-helix domain-containing protein, which produces MNQSVDRDLTHQLQQLMQQVGISSFNELSKQTGVSKRQLKHLRLGEVSQMRVETLVKISSLLQVSVTELLKTFSQVEIAEETDAQAAWKQEYERLQEQLRQQRESLMQEFQQTSLQVLESWLLQWPTAANAAKENPQLPAVRLLPLVRPVEQLVQQWGVEAIAFVGEEIPYNPQYHQLMEGSAQPGEQVRVRYTGYRQAEKLLFRAKVSPLTIKN; this is translated from the coding sequence ATGAATCAGTCTGTCGATAGAGATTTGACCCATCAGTTGCAGCAACTAATGCAGCAGGTGGGTATTTCTAGTTTTAATGAGCTAAGTAAACAAACTGGCGTTTCCAAACGACAGTTAAAGCATTTGCGACTGGGGGAAGTTTCGCAGATGCGGGTAGAAACTCTGGTGAAGATTAGTTCTTTGCTGCAAGTGTCTGTAACTGAGTTACTGAAAACTTTTAGCCAGGTAGAAATAGCTGAGGAGACAGATGCCCAAGCTGCTTGGAAACAGGAATACGAACGCCTGCAAGAGCAACTAAGACAGCAACGCGAGTCTTTGATGCAGGAATTTCAGCAGACAAGTTTGCAGGTTTTGGAATCTTGGTTGCTACAGTGGCCAACTGCTGCTAATGCGGCTAAGGAAAACCCGCAGTTACCAGCAGTGAGGTTATTGCCGTTAGTGCGACCAGTTGAGCAGTTGGTGCAACAATGGGGAGTAGAAGCGATCGCATTTGTAGGCGAAGAAATACCTTATAACCCGCAGTACCATCAATTAATGGAAGGAAGCGCCCAACCAGGAGAGCAGGTAAGGGTGCGTTACACAGGTTATCGACAAGCAGAGAAACTTCTCTTTCGTGCAAAAGTTAGCCCCTTAACAATTAAAAATTAA
- a CDS encoding Dps family protein, with the protein MQTSDRTMKVNIGIDENARKDIAEGLSRLLADTYTLYLKTHNFHWNVTGPMFQTLHLMFEAQYNELALAVDLIAERIRALGFPAPGTYSEFAQLSSIPETPGVPKAHDMIRLLVEGQEAVTRTARSIFPVVEQVNDEPTADLLTQRMQVHEKTAWMLRSLLED; encoded by the coding sequence ATGCAAACTTCAGATAGAACGATGAAAGTTAATATTGGCATTGACGAGAACGCTCGTAAAGATATTGCGGAAGGGCTTTCTCGCTTGTTAGCCGATACTTATACTCTTTACCTAAAAACCCATAATTTTCACTGGAACGTAACAGGGCCAATGTTTCAGACATTACATTTAATGTTTGAAGCACAATATAACGAACTAGCTTTAGCAGTTGATTTGATTGCTGAACGTATTCGCGCGTTGGGATTTCCAGCACCTGGGACTTACAGCGAGTTTGCTCAATTAAGCTCAATTCCAGAAACCCCTGGCGTTCCCAAAGCACACGATATGATTCGTCTGTTAGTGGAAGGTCAAGAAGCTGTTACCAGAACTGCGCGGTCAATTTTTCCAGTAGTTGAACAGGTAAATGACGAACCGACCGCAGATTTATTAACGCAACGGATGCAAGTGCATGAGAAGACCGCTTGGATGTTAAGAAGTTTGTTAGAAGATTAA